The following coding sequences are from one Pigmentibacter sp. JX0631 window:
- a CDS encoding pyridoxal phosphate-dependent aminotransferase family protein, with amino-acid sequence MFDIEKNKLLSANNAENFSLAEFIKPSGKSLTEKVSPFNEFLVSVLEQGKALYCRELMSACEHSSLILDQITKTPRKMLMFGSNNYLGLSTHPKIKEALINAVETFGIGVGGPPLLNGMSTLHKKLERKLCEFKYGDKADDYDAMLFPSGYQANLGWVKALISGNDILIYDELSHASLYDALTNLNSDPFNKVKTLRYKHNNVAHLKILLERYSNLCNGHIFVTTEGVFSMDGNLSPLQEISELCAKYKATLVIDDAHGTGILGENGRGSAEHWQVEESVPITMGTFSKVFAVTGGFLIAKKEVIQYMRYFARSYMFSAHLPPPIVAAILASIDVIQNEKELRRKLFSNVNYLVKNLNELGFCVSSDSGIIPIMIPAKHDIREINKFLNNNNIFVNSIEYPAVAKNKQRLRLSVMATHTEEELKKVINIFAKLKKEFL; translated from the coding sequence ATGTTTGACATTGAAAAAAATAAACTTCTTTCAGCAAATAATGCCGAAAATTTTTCTTTGGCTGAGTTCATAAAACCATCTGGAAAATCATTAACTGAAAAAGTATCCCCATTCAATGAATTTTTAGTGAGTGTATTGGAACAAGGCAAAGCTCTTTACTGCAGAGAATTAATGAGTGCTTGTGAACATTCAAGTTTAATACTTGATCAAATTACAAAAACTCCAAGAAAAATGTTGATGTTTGGTTCGAACAATTACCTAGGGCTCTCCACCCATCCGAAAATAAAAGAAGCATTAATCAATGCAGTTGAAACTTTTGGAATTGGTGTTGGAGGCCCACCTCTTTTAAATGGAATGTCTACTCTACATAAAAAATTAGAACGAAAACTTTGTGAATTTAAATATGGAGATAAAGCTGATGATTATGATGCGATGCTGTTTCCAAGTGGATATCAAGCAAATCTTGGATGGGTAAAAGCATTAATTTCAGGAAATGATATTCTTATTTATGATGAATTAAGTCATGCAAGTTTATACGATGCCTTAACAAATTTAAACAGCGACCCTTTCAATAAGGTAAAAACCTTAAGATACAAACACAATAATGTAGCGCATTTAAAAATTCTCTTAGAGAGATATTCGAATCTCTGTAATGGACATATTTTTGTTACCACTGAGGGAGTTTTTTCAATGGATGGAAACTTATCTCCACTGCAAGAAATTTCTGAATTGTGTGCAAAATATAAAGCGACTTTAGTCATTGATGACGCTCATGGAACTGGAATTCTGGGAGAAAATGGTAGAGGTTCAGCAGAACATTGGCAAGTTGAAGAATCTGTTCCGATAACCATGGGTACATTTAGTAAAGTCTTTGCCGTAACAGGAGGTTTTCTAATAGCAAAAAAAGAAGTAATTCAATACATGCGCTATTTTGCCCGATCTTATATGTTTTCTGCGCATTTACCACCTCCTATTGTCGCAGCTATTTTAGCTAGCATTGATGTAATCCAAAATGAAAAAGAATTGCGAAGAAAACTTTTTTCTAATGTAAATTATCTTGTAAAAAATTTAAATGAACTTGGTTTTTGTGTCTCTTCTGATTCTGGAATTATCCCAATAATGATTCCTGCAAAACATGATATTAGAGAAATAAACAAGTTCCTAAACAATAATAATATATTTGTTAATTCAATTGAATATCCTGCCGTTGCAAAAAACAAACAAAGACTAAGATTAAGTGTAATGGCTACTCATACTGAAGAAGAATTAAAAAAAGTTATTAATATTTTTGCAAAATTAAAAAAGGAATTTTTATAA
- a CDS encoding AIR synthase related protein, whose amino-acid sequence MSLNTFSQLENKELQSLISWLGKTPKSKKQINEINQSDCEVIKLKENLYIYSSVDSVAEEITNKLYKEPETIGWVAAQASISDLAACGCIPLGILFSTIWEFGTPLSFQQNLANAFKSALSLQNCFLLGGDNGSSSSTVITSVGLGYSTKLSKMRTGIQDNDFLCITGKSGRGPALCIDFLMNQNRNSQRYFSENLYRPMARIAEGILLQKYANAIIDTSDGILSAVKQLCEINNIGIKLIWNENCLDELAIDFCNKLNLPKFLLWIAEHGDFELISAISPKKILQAKKNIPNLEIIGQFKKNKNEHELLFINKNEEINFKIDLNKTQFLAEEKNSSINQIKLRMDSLISYLKNNQFP is encoded by the coding sequence ATGTCCTTAAATACTTTTTCACAACTTGAAAATAAAGAATTGCAATCTTTAATTTCGTGGCTTGGAAAAACACCCAAAAGTAAAAAACAGATCAATGAAATAAATCAGTCAGATTGTGAAGTAATTAAATTAAAAGAAAATTTATACATATATTCCTCCGTAGATAGTGTTGCAGAAGAAATTACAAATAAACTTTACAAAGAGCCAGAAACAATTGGTTGGGTTGCAGCTCAAGCATCAATATCGGATTTAGCCGCTTGTGGATGTATTCCATTAGGAATTTTATTTTCAACTATTTGGGAATTTGGAACTCCATTGTCTTTTCAACAAAATTTAGCAAATGCATTTAAATCAGCATTAAGTTTACAAAATTGTTTTTTGCTTGGCGGTGATAATGGGAGTTCATCAAGCACAGTGATTACAAGTGTTGGATTAGGATATTCAACGAAACTATCAAAAATGCGGACTGGAATTCAAGACAATGATTTTCTTTGCATCACAGGAAAATCAGGTAGAGGTCCTGCATTATGCATTGATTTTCTTATGAATCAGAATAGAAATTCTCAAAGATACTTTTCTGAAAATTTATATCGACCTATGGCTAGAATAGCAGAAGGTATTTTATTACAAAAATATGCAAATGCTATAATAGATACGAGTGATGGAATTCTTTCTGCTGTAAAACAACTTTGTGAAATTAATAACATTGGAATAAAACTAATTTGGAATGAAAACTGCTTAGACGAACTTGCAATAGATTTCTGCAATAAACTTAATTTACCAAAGTTTCTTTTATGGATTGCTGAACACGGTGATTTTGAATTAATTTCAGCAATTTCTCCGAAAAAAATTCTGCAAGCTAAAAAAAATATTCCAAATTTAGAAATAATTGGACAATTCAAAAAAAATAAAAATGAACATGAATTACTCTTTATCAATAAAAATGAGGAAATTAATTTTAAAATAGACCTGAATAAAACACAATTTTTAGCTGAAGAGAAAAATAGTTCGATAAATCAAATTAAACTCAGGATGGATTCACTTATTTCATATTTAAAAAATAATCAATTTCCTTAA
- a CDS encoding peptide deformylase, translating into MKKVLNFLACFGILISTQSCGKKESTNSRNNSDQQNNYATLSENFSNINKSTITKPSLPEYVMYDLKNQTKPKVLRTKAKKLEFPLSTNDRKDIKILVEKFDNEKNIAGLAAPQIGIGKQIIVFALEPTEELKKWRKDIEDTMSKTVWINPSYKGVGTEKILDFEGCFSVNDITGKVSRFKTIEYTAYLENGDKVTGRVSGFLARIIQHEIDHLNKTGIIDLIPKDQWIILSEYLKARTQKIEKNEEIRQ; encoded by the coding sequence ATGAAAAAAGTACTTAATTTTTTAGCTTGTTTTGGAATTCTTATATCGACTCAAAGTTGTGGCAAAAAAGAATCAACAAATTCTAGGAATAATAGTGATCAGCAAAATAATTATGCAACATTATCAGAAAATTTTTCGAATATAAATAAATCTACAATTACAAAACCCTCTCTTCCAGAATACGTTATGTATGATTTAAAAAATCAAACAAAACCAAAAGTTTTGAGGACAAAAGCAAAAAAGCTAGAGTTTCCACTTTCAACTAATGACAGAAAAGATATTAAAATTCTTGTTGAAAAATTTGATAATGAAAAAAACATAGCCGGTCTTGCAGCTCCCCAAATTGGTATTGGCAAACAAATTATAGTATTTGCATTAGAGCCTACCGAAGAATTAAAAAAATGGCGGAAAGATATTGAAGATACGATGTCTAAAACCGTTTGGATAAATCCTTCTTACAAAGGAGTAGGTACTGAGAAGATTTTAGACTTTGAAGGCTGCTTCTCTGTTAATGATATTACAGGTAAAGTCTCTCGTTTTAAAACCATTGAGTATACAGCATATTTAGAAAATGGCGATAAAGTGACTGGAAGAGTTTCAGGTTTTCTAGCTCGAATAATTCAACACGAAATAGATCATTTAAATAAAACAGGCATCATTGATTTAATTCCAAAAGATCAATGGATTATTTTAAGTGAATATTTAAAAGCAAGAACCCAGAAAATTGAAAAAAATGAAGAAATCAGACAATAG
- a CDS encoding class I SAM-dependent methyltransferase, giving the protein MNNLKLSCPKCHCFLENSFDINYYFCSQCKIKFKKNSFYLDLCLTNNSINKVTETAYKIYSKFYAPFALLVYIIIWHGNIFKHIKFFREILDYDKNILDIATGDGSLTSAALFSSKIKSASNLLVLDISKEMLEKAQVKFSKKPVTFIRGDVNQLPFANSSIQAISCFGGFNSFPSGALAMKEISRCLNKNGILRGSILLTPETSWKKKLIRNWIKKGYQTEEISKDKFFSWVDSAELYVNKIEQVGYVLLFELRHRKNAA; this is encoded by the coding sequence ATGAATAATTTGAAACTGTCATGTCCGAAATGCCATTGTTTTTTAGAAAATAGCTTTGACATTAATTATTATTTTTGCAGCCAATGCAAAATAAAATTTAAAAAAAATAGTTTTTATTTAGATCTTTGTTTAACAAATAATAGCATTAATAAAGTTACAGAAACAGCTTACAAAATATATTCAAAATTTTACGCACCGTTTGCCTTACTAGTTTATATAATTATATGGCATGGAAATATTTTCAAACATATAAAGTTTTTTAGAGAAATATTAGACTATGATAAGAATATTTTAGATATTGCAACTGGTGATGGTTCACTAACATCTGCCGCTTTATTTTCTTCTAAAATAAAATCTGCAAGTAATTTACTAGTTCTAGATATATCAAAAGAAATGCTCGAAAAAGCTCAAGTTAAATTTTCAAAAAAACCTGTGACATTTATTCGAGGTGATGTAAACCAACTTCCATTTGCAAATTCTAGTATTCAAGCAATTTCATGCTTTGGAGGCTTTAATTCTTTCCCCTCTGGTGCATTAGCTATGAAGGAAATTTCCAGGTGTCTGAATAAAAATGGGATTCTTCGCGGATCAATTTTATTAACTCCTGAAACTTCATGGAAGAAAAAACTTATTCGCAATTGGATAAAAAAAGGTTATCAAACTGAAGAAATAAGTAAAGATAAGTTTTTTTCTTGGGTTGATAGTGCTGAACTTTATGTAAATAAAATAGAACAAGTAGGATACGTACTACTTTTTGAATTAAGACATAGAAAAAATGCAGCTTAA
- a CDS encoding NAD-dependent epimerase/dehydratase family protein gives MKKILVTGGNGHLGYNLVKQLSENGFQVKTTVRNINDDEKIKHLKKLSNIEIVEAELLNKESLRYAMKDIDAVIHSASPVLLWSSNVKKEIEDPIILGTQNVLESACENNIKKIVFTSSCSACGMSSSLNNPLTENNWNQSSDFPLLKAKIDAEKWAFWYCNKNNIKLISILPPTIIGPNFSKVTPSLSLYYKIFQKQFFTIPNGGCHIVDVRDVAKAHVNALLFDQAEGRYLVAGEYFDFKELLKRIKKIQVDAKIPNYLPPLWTFYLLNSVDWLSHKVMKKERNLSRKIISNFFGKYQYVSVNKAKQDLKWNPIPADKTIFDTLNWFHKLI, from the coding sequence TTGAAAAAAATTTTAGTTACTGGTGGAAATGGTCATTTAGGTTACAATTTGGTAAAACAACTTTCTGAAAATGGCTTCCAAGTAAAAACTACAGTGCGTAACATTAACGATGACGAAAAAATTAAACACTTAAAAAAACTTTCAAACATTGAAATTGTTGAAGCAGAATTACTTAATAAAGAATCATTACGATATGCTATGAAAGATATTGATGCAGTTATACATTCTGCTTCACCAGTTCTTCTATGGAGTAGTAATGTAAAAAAAGAGATAGAAGATCCCATTATTTTGGGTACACAAAATGTGTTAGAAAGTGCTTGCGAAAATAACATTAAAAAAATAGTTTTTACGTCTAGTTGTTCTGCATGTGGTATGTCTTCTTCATTGAATAATCCCTTAACTGAAAATAACTGGAATCAATCTTCAGATTTTCCTTTGTTAAAAGCTAAAATTGACGCTGAAAAATGGGCTTTTTGGTATTGTAATAAAAATAATATTAAACTAATTTCTATATTGCCTCCGACAATCATAGGCCCAAATTTTTCAAAAGTAACTCCTTCTCTAAGTCTCTATTATAAAATTTTCCAAAAGCAATTTTTTACGATACCTAATGGCGGTTGCCACATAGTAGATGTTCGAGATGTTGCTAAGGCTCATGTTAATGCGTTACTTTTTGATCAAGCAGAAGGCAGGTACCTTGTTGCAGGAGAGTATTTTGATTTTAAAGAACTATTAAAGCGAATAAAAAAAATCCAAGTTGATGCAAAAATCCCAAATTATTTACCTCCATTGTGGACTTTTTATCTATTAAATTCAGTCGACTGGTTGAGTCATAAAGTAATGAAAAAAGAAAGAAATTTATCGAGAAAAATAATAAGTAATTTTTTTGGTAAATATCAATATGTATCTGTGAATAAAGCTAAACAAGATTTAAAATGGAATCCCATTCCAGCAGATAAAACAATCTTTGATACTTTAAATTGGTTTCATAAATTAATATGA